Sequence from the Janthinobacterium lividum genome:
GAGCCGCTTCGAACCGGCCGTACTCGTCGACCTGAATGCCAAAGCCGAGCGCGAGCGATTGTCGCAGGCGGCATTGAAGGGTTTTTTCAAGCTGGCCGCCGCCTGGAAACTGCGCGATGACGATGCGCGCGAATTGCTGGGCGGCCTGTCCAGCAGCGCCTGGTACGAGTGGAAGAAGCACCCGGACCGCGTGCTGGAAGTGGACCGCATCACACGCATTTCCTACTTGTTGGGCATCTACAAGGCCTTGCACATCCTGTATGGCGACAAGCTGGCCGACGAATGGGTGAGTTTGCCCAACAAGAATCCCGTGTTTGGCGGCCGCACGCCCCTGTCGCAGATGCTGGCCGGCGGCTTGCTGGCCATGCAGACGGTGCGCAAGCTGCTCGATGCGCGCCGCGGAGGGTTGTAATGGTGGCGACCGTCCCGCATACACAGCTGCCGCCGCTGGCCGCCTTGCGCCAGATCGACACTTGCCGTTTGATCCCCTCGCGCTTCGCCGACATGGAAG
This genomic interval carries:
- a CDS encoding MbcA/ParS/Xre antitoxin family protein translates to MNLAYAYPKSRFEPAVLVDLNAKAERERLSQAALKGFFKLAAAWKLRDDDARELLGGLSSSAWYEWKKHPDRVLEVDRITRISYLLGIYKALHILYGDKLADEWVSLPNKNPVFGGRTPLSQMLAGGLLAMQTVRKLLDARRGGL